AATCACAGGCATTCAAGATTTGCCGCAGTTGTGGGTTGAGGCTGATAAAAGTGGACTAACTAAACAGGTCTAATCAGGGCGGGAAAGTCTAGTCCTGTTTCTGCCTTAAGACGATGCAGTGAAGGGAACTCCCTAATTATTATATGCGCGAGCCCACTCGAagacgcacgcgcacacacacacacaggtcggAGTAATACAGAATGACAAGTCTGTTTCTCCAAACTACATggtttcaaaagtattttgtgGTGTAAAGCAATCAGAGACTGTACACAACCAGACGATCACGATGAATTCAATGAAATGCTGGTGGGTTTGTGTAGTTTTCACTCAACACTAGGTttgaatacaaacaaaagaagtatttattttgacaaCACAGACTTTATTGTATTATGTGCTGCTACTAAACGTACAGAATAACTACTAGGAATATGTATCTAGTACAAGCCAATGAAGTTATATACTGCTCTAATCAGATAAATGATTAATTTACTTTACACACTACTGCATCTGATCTTTAGGCAGCAGGCCTGGGACCTCACTGAGAATTTCATCTTGATTTATAAACTACATGAATAGGAAACAGCTTATTTCCTTATAACAGTTGTTATTAATGATTTCAGGATCTCATAAAATAGAACTATTGGCTCTTTGATCATCAACGTCTCCCATTCTCTCTGTTATCTATCTTACGAAGCATTCAGTACGGTGTTCCTTGTATccatttattttccagttgaTTATTAAACACTTTTCTCTCCTACAAAAATCTAGTACAAATCGATGATGTTTCGGGTAAATCTTTAAACGAGTATCAgacaaaatctgacaaaaaCTACTTTTCATTTCCTGCAGTAAACAGCTAAGACGGTAAACTAATTGGTTTGTCATGCTTCAGCTGAGGAGCTAGGTCTTTACGTCCAGAATGAGTTGATAGTCTTCAAACAGTGTTCAGTATGTCAGTCATAAGCAAATCACAGAGACAGGAGAATGGACTGGCTAACGACAACCACAATATGCACACAATATAGACTTATTTAAAATAGGAAGTGCACACAttgtctttcatttgatttcacATGCGGGACCTGTAACAATCATATTACACACAGTCACAAAGAAAAGTCTTGACTTGCCTAACACTACAAGACACTCATTGTAGCACACAGCACAAAAATTCAGTTCACAATATTGCTGTCAGATGTGTATAACTGACAATTAGTGAAACTAATAATATAACACACTCTTTAGCACTACACAGTCTATatcatgtaattttttaaactagcCACAGGTCTTTCCGAAACTCTTCATCAGTAGCTATGTTTGACTACACCAAACAGCTTAacttctccgtttcattattgaaccatatataattataaatatagtTCCATACCTCGCATTTAGTTGTATACCACAACTTATTTCGCTTTTAGTATGGTAGTTATATATACAGATTACATTTCaacaaatttatgtttgcaAGTGTCGGCTTCTTCCTAATTCTATAGATTCATGATTTATTGCGCACCTGTTATGTATAAATTCTAACATATACAAATACTTATTCTAAAATCAGTTCGCTGAGTGTTATTCAAGACAAAATTCTTTCACACCTCTTCCCCACATACCCTATCAACTGTTAGTATTCATATTACAAATTCTTCCACACAAACTTTCAACATTcctaaaaaatagaaatattataGATTCATATGAAATCTTCATCTGTATACATTAGTAGGAGAAATTGCAGCAAAAGTAAACTCACTTTTATTACAGGTACAAGTCTGGCAGCCGACTTCATAGACGTAGCCGTAAGGACATGCAGCACAATGCGCAATAGAGGGGCAAGGAGGTTctaaaaaaacagtttcatatTTCAATTAATCAGAAGTGAAACGACGGCAACAATACATTGCTAATTGTTAACTAAATAGCAAACATACCCTATCATCTGTTAGTATTCACggctttatatttatttatttgctttcgaCAAATTCTTCCACACAATCTTTCCACTTTcttgaaataagaaatattatagGTTCATATGAAATATTCAGCTCTATACATTAGTAGGAAAAATTGCATCAAAAGTAAACGTACTTGGTTTACAATTACAAGTCTGGCAGCCGTCTTCATAGAGGTAGCCGTAAGGACACGCAGGGCATTGCACATTAGGGCAAGGAGGTTCTAAAAAATACAGCTTATTTCTCATTTATTCAGAAGTGATACAACGACAACAATGCATTTCTAAtatcaaaattgtaaaaatattttaaaacgtACCCTATACACTGTTTGTATTCACGGattcatatttgtttttgtgacttTTACAAATTCTTCTacacaaactttccactttcttgaaataagaaatattttaagttcaTATGAAATCTTCAGCTGTAAGTATTAGTAAGAGAAATTGTAGCAAAAGTAAACGTACTTGGTTTACAGTTACAAGTCTGGCAGCCGTCTTCATAGATGTAGCCGTAAGGACACGCAGGGCATTGCACATTAGGGCAAGGAGGTTCTGAACAGATAGTTTCATATTTCGGTTATAATCAGATATCAAATCATGGCTAACTAAATAGTggaaaaaatttttaaacatacCATATCAACTGTTAGTACTCACGGCTTCAAATTCTTCATTTGCTTTCGACAAATTCTTCCACACAAGCTTTCCACattcttgaaaaaagaaatactttagGTTCATATGAAATCGTCAGCTGTATACACTAGTAGGAAAAATTgcagcaaaagtaaatgtacTTGGTTTACAGTTACAAGTCTGGCAGCCGTCTTCATAGAGGTAGCCGTAAGGACATGCAGGACATCGCACATTAGGGCAAGGaggttctaaaaaaaaacagcttattTCTCAGTTAATCAGAAGTGATACAACGACAACAATGCATTGCTAATAGTTAGCAAAactgggaaaatatttttaaacatgccCTATGCACTGTtagtattcattcatttataattgtttatttgctttcgACAAAGTCTTCCACACAAGCTTTccacattcttaaaaaaaagaaatactttatgtcacctgcactctacagtgcctttcagacgaggaagatAAAAATCAccgacaacaatttaaattttaaaataaatataattggaagtaaaaaccaaacacaaaacaagtCCAAATTGTCCAGCTCACAGTCCGAACACAAGTTTCTTCTAATGTCTCAAAATATCCGATATTCCTGCCGACAATACTGTTCCCAACAAAGTATCTActttaaaacaacacagaatctACACTTGAAAGTAGCACGAAGtatccacttgaatataacataAAATTTTCTCTGGCACCGACGCCCTTcctgaaaatgttaattcaaCGCTGGTCGGCGAACTCCCcggcggatacgatgaataagcgaagaacaaacaacaaaagtgaaagaaaaaaacccccacaaaaTCCTCAGCATGTTCAATGTTACGCTACTATACAAATCTGGTAAGGATTtgcacagtccagtcaggactaacttccaagtctgttcaggacttgttaaataacatgAAAATCTGATTAAGATTTGTAcccagtccagtcaggactacaacaccaagtcggttaaagacttgttgcaaacaaaacgtccgctccggacgcactgatgacaccgaggagactgttacttctccccgctcccgtcaaggaaaaactcattCACACAATAAACATCCAAAACATcacaacactctttcctttgttcttcgaacaaaaacaacctatcaacaccaactGATTaaaaagaccggccggccatccctgcaCGGCGCGGGAAGCCTCAGACTGTTGCCCTGACAGCCGCAGTCATtgctgtctttaccacctcccccttccagttacttttcCCTGTCCCCTTTTaggcttaaaaaaatatttaaaaatatatatagcgcagcaggtttgtgacacttTAGGTTCATATGAAGTCTTCATCTGTATACATTAGTAGGAGAAATTGCAGCAAAGGTAAACGTACTTGGTTTACAGATACAAGTCTGGCAGCCGTCTTCATAGACGTAGCCGTAAGGACACCATGGGCATTGTGCAATAGACGGGCAAGGAGGCTCTAAAACAAAAGTTTCATATCTCGATTAATCA
This window of the Pomacea canaliculata isolate SZHN2017 linkage group LG4, ASM307304v1, whole genome shotgun sequence genome carries:
- the LOC112561996 gene encoding BPTI/Kunitz domain-containing protein 4-like isoform X16 — its product is MASGMVSALLVFVVLVVGKAEADSPCPSIAQCPWCPYGYVDEDDCQTCICKPKPPCPNVRCPACSYGYIYEDGCQTCMCKPKPPCPNVRCLACPYGYIYKDGCQTCICKPKPPCPSIAQCPWCPYGYVYEDGCQTCICKPKPPCPNVRCPACPYGYLYEDGCQTCNCKPKPPCPNVQCPACPYGYIYEDGCQTCNCKPKPPCPNVQCPACPYGYLYEDGCQTCNCKPKPPCPSIAHCAACPYGYVYEVGCQTCTCNKSPACEIK
- the LOC112561996 gene encoding BPTI/Kunitz domain-containing protein 4-like isoform X8, producing MASGMVSALLVFVVLVVGKAEADSPCPSIAQCPWCPYGYVDEDDCQTCICKPKPPCPSVAYCAACPYGYIYEDGCQTCICKPKPPCPSIALCAACPYGYIYEDGCQTCICKPKPPCPSIAQCPWCPYGYVYEDGCQTCICKPKPPCPNVRCPACPYGYLYEDGCQTCNCKPKPPCPNVQCPACPYGYIYEDGCQTCNCKPKPPCPNVQCPACPYGYLYEDGCQTCNCKPKPPCPSIAHCAACPYGYVYEVGCQTCTCNKSPACEIK
- the LOC112561996 gene encoding antistasin-like isoform X6, producing the protein MASGMVSALLVFVVLVVGKAEADSPCPSIAQCPWCPYGYVDEDDCQTCICKPKPPCPNVRCPACSYGYIYEDGCQTCMCKPKPPCPSIALCAACPYGYIYEDGCQTCICKPKPPCPNVRCLACPYGYIYKDGCQTCICKPKPPCPSIAQCPWCPYGYVYEDGCQTCICKPKPPCPNVRCPACPYGYLYEDGCQTCNCKPKPPCPNVQCPACPYGYIYEDGCQTCNCKPKPPCPNVQCPACPYGYLYEDGCQTCNCKPKPPCPSIAHCAACPYGYVYEVGCQTCTCNKSPACEIK
- the LOC112561996 gene encoding BPTI/Kunitz domain-containing protein 4-like isoform X13, with the translated sequence MASGMVSALLVFVVLVVGKAEADSPCPSIAQCPWCPYGYVDEDDCQTCICKPKPPCPSVAYCAACPYGYIYEDGCQTCICKPKPPCPNVRCLACPYGYIYKDGCQTCICKPKPPCPSIAQCPWCPYGYVYEDGCQTCICKPKPPCPNVRCPACPYGYLYEDGCQTCNCKPKPPCPNVQCPACPYGYIYEDGCQTCNCKPKPPCPNVQCPACPYGYLYEDGCQTCNCKPKPPCPSIAHCAACPYGYVYEVGCQTCTCNKSPACEIK
- the LOC112561996 gene encoding BPTI/Kunitz domain-containing protein 4-like isoform X11, which produces MASGMVSALLVFVVLVVGKAEADSPCPSIAQCPWCPYGYVDEDDCQTCICKPKPPCPSIALCAACPYGYIYEDGCQTCICKPKPPCPNVRCLACPYGYIYKDGCQTCICKPKPPCPSIAQCPWCPYGYVYEDGCQTCICKPKPPCPNVRCPACPYGYLYEDGCQTCNCKPKPPCPNVQCPACPYGYIYEDGCQTCNCKPKPPCPNVQCPACPYGYLYEDGCQTCNCKPKPPCPSIAHCAACPYGYVYEVGCQTCTCNKSPACEIK
- the LOC112561996 gene encoding antistasin-like isoform X3 encodes the protein MASGMVSALLVFVVLVVGKAEADSPCPSIAQCPWCPYGYVDEDDCQTCICKPKPPCPSVAYCAACPYGYIYEDGCQTCICKPKPPCPSIALCAACPYGYIYEDGCQTCICKPKPPCPNVRCLACPYGYIYKDGCQTCICKPKPPCPSIAQCPWCPYGYVYEDGCQTCICKPKPPCPNVRCPACPYGYLYEDGCQTCNCKPKPPCPNVQCPACPYGYIYEDGCQTCNCKPKPPCPNVQCPACPYGYLYEDGCQTCNCKPKPPCPSIAHCAACPYGYVYEVGCQTCTCNKSPACEIK
- the LOC112561996 gene encoding antistasin-like isoform X2; this translates as MASGMVSALLVFVVLVVGKAEADSPCPSIAQCPWCPYGYVDEDDCQTCICKPKPPCPSVAYCAACPYGYIYEDGCQTCICKPKPPCPNVRCPACSYGYIYEDGCQTCMCKPKPPCPSIALCAACPYGYIYEDGCQTCICKPKPPCPSIAQCPWCPYGYVYEDGCQTCICKPKPPCPNVRCPACPYGYLYEDGCQTCNCKPKPPCPNVQCPACPYGYIYEDGCQTCNCKPKPPCPNVQCPACPYGYLYEDGCQTCNCKPKPPCPSIAHCAACPYGYVYEVGCQTCTCNKSPACEIK
- the LOC112561996 gene encoding BPTI/Kunitz domain-containing protein 4-like isoform X12 — encoded protein: MASGMVSALLVFVVLVVGKAEADSPCPSIAQCPWCPYGYVDEDDCQTCICKPKPPCPSVAYCAACPYGYIYEDGCQTCICKPKPPCPNVRCPACSYGYIYEDGCQTCMCKPKPPCPSIAQCPWCPYGYVYEDGCQTCICKPKPPCPNVRCPACPYGYLYEDGCQTCNCKPKPPCPNVQCPACPYGYIYEDGCQTCNCKPKPPCPNVQCPACPYGYLYEDGCQTCNCKPKPPCPSIAHCAACPYGYVYEVGCQTCTCNKSPACEIK
- the LOC112561996 gene encoding BPTI/Kunitz domain-containing protein 4-like isoform X7, whose translation is MASGMVSALLVFVVLVVGKAEADSPCPSIAQCPWCPYGYVDEDDCQTCICKPKPPCPSVAYCAACPYGYIYEDGCQTCICKPKPPCPNVRCPACSYGYIYEDGCQTCMCKPKPPCPNVRCLACPYGYIYKDGCQTCICKPKPPCPSIAQCPWCPYGYVYEDGCQTCICKPKPPCPNVRCPACPYGYLYEDGCQTCNCKPKPPCPNVQCPACPYGYIYEDGCQTCNCKPKPPCPNVQCPACPYGYLYEDGCQTCNCKPKPPCPSIAHCAACPYGYVYEVGCQTCTCNKSPACEIK